The Gemmatimonadota bacterium genome has a segment encoding these proteins:
- a CDS encoding DUF305 domain-containing protein, whose product MFTRSLAPLLLALAACARGSAVLDLSPIPVAAVVSSPEAIARARADSMQLPWTRADAEFMAGMIGHHAQAIAMARLAPRNGASPSVRTLAARIINAQTDEIQLMRQWLSDRGQPVPAADPKGMKHEMGGQSMMMLMPGMLSEAQMLALSQARKRDFDRLFLQYMIQHHQGAVSMVQALFAADGAGQNQTVFKFASDVNVDQTTEIARMQRMLAEVVLGR is encoded by the coding sequence ATGTTCACTCGCTCCCTAGCCCCTCTTCTCCTCGCCCTCGCCGCCTGCGCGCGCGGGAGCGCGGTCCTCGACCTGAGCCCGATTCCGGTCGCGGCGGTCGTCTCGAGCCCCGAGGCGATCGCCAGGGCGCGGGCGGACAGCATGCAACTTCCGTGGACCAGGGCGGACGCCGAGTTCATGGCCGGGATGATCGGGCACCACGCCCAGGCGATTGCCATGGCGCGCCTCGCCCCGCGGAACGGGGCCAGTCCGTCGGTCCGGACGCTGGCGGCGCGGATCATCAATGCCCAGACCGACGAGATCCAACTGATGCGCCAGTGGCTGAGCGACCGGGGGCAACCCGTGCCCGCGGCAGACCCCAAGGGCATGAAGCACGAGATGGGCGGCCAGTCCATGATGATGCTGATGCCCGGGATGCTCAGCGAGGCGCAGATGCTGGCGTTGAGCCAGGCGCGCAAGCGCGACTTCGACCGGCTCTTCCTGCAGTACATGATCCAGCACCACCAGGGGGCGGTGTCCATGGTGCAGGCGCTGTTTGCGGCGGACGGTGCGGGCCAGAACCAGACGGTCTTCAAGTTCGCGTCGGACGTCAACGTGGACCAGACCACGGAAATCGCCCGCATGCAGCGGATGTTGGCAGAGGTAGTTCTCGGTAGGTAG
- a CDS encoding cation:dicarboxylase symporter family transporter yields the protein MISMVVGIAIGTFLPDVGKELKPISNIFLRMIKSLIVPLLFSTLVIGIAGHGDDMKKVGRLALRSIIYFEVVTTLALAIGLIAVNLVKPGQGIVLPPEAGSDVQQYAQTEISLGGVLEHTVPQSFFEAAAKNEVLQIVFFAILFAVALARVPGEPRQVMLRLLESLAEVMFKFVGLVMAFAPFGIGAAIAVTVAQSGLGVLKNLGLMVLTLYGALVVFVLFVLVPVMLLFRIPVKKFLMTVKEPFLIAFSTASSEAALPQAMQAMEKFGVPRRIVSFVMPTGYSFNLDGTTLYLALASIFVAQAAGIDMPLSQQLLMMLTLMLTSKGVAAVPRAGLVILSGTLASFGLPLQGVAVILGVDAVMDMARTSINLLGNCLATAAMARWEGELDA from the coding sequence ATGATCTCCATGGTCGTGGGGATCGCCATAGGGACCTTCCTCCCGGACGTGGGGAAGGAGCTCAAGCCCATCAGCAACATCTTCTTGCGGATGATCAAGTCGCTGATCGTCCCGCTCCTGTTCAGCACGCTGGTCATTGGCATCGCGGGCCACGGCGACGACATGAAGAAGGTGGGGCGGTTGGCGCTGCGCTCGATCATCTACTTCGAGGTCGTCACGACGCTTGCGCTGGCGATCGGATTGATCGCGGTCAACCTGGTCAAGCCGGGACAGGGGATCGTGCTGCCGCCGGAAGCCGGCTCGGACGTACAGCAATACGCACAGACCGAGATCTCGCTGGGCGGGGTGCTGGAGCACACGGTGCCGCAAAGCTTTTTTGAGGCAGCCGCGAAGAACGAAGTGTTGCAGATCGTCTTCTTTGCCATCCTCTTTGCCGTGGCCCTGGCTCGCGTTCCCGGCGAACCGCGGCAGGTGATGCTGCGCCTTCTGGAGAGCCTGGCCGAGGTGATGTTCAAGTTCGTGGGGCTGGTGATGGCCTTCGCCCCATTCGGCATTGGGGCGGCGATTGCGGTCACGGTGGCGCAGAGCGGGCTTGGGGTGCTCAAGAACCTCGGGTTGATGGTCCTCACGCTCTACGGGGCGCTCGTGGTCTTTGTCCTGTTCGTGCTCGTGCCCGTGATGCTCCTGTTCCGCATCCCGGTGAAGAAGTTCCTCATGACAGTCAAGGAGCCGTTCCTGATCGCGTTCAGTACGGCCTCGTCCGAGGCGGCCCTACCGCAGGCGATGCAGGCGATGGAGAAGTTCGGCGTGCCGCGGCGCATCGTGTCGTTTGTCATGCCGACCGGGTACTCGTTCAACCTCGACGGCACGACGTTGTACCTCGCGCTCGCCTCGATCTTCGTGGCCCAGGCGGCGGGGATCGACATGCCCCTGTCCCAGCAGCTGCTGATGATGCTCACCCTGATGCTGACGTCCAAGGGCGTCGCGGCCGTGCCGCGGGCTGGGTTGGTGATCCTGTCCGGCACCTTGGCGTCGTTCGGGCTGCCGCTGCAGGGGGTGGCCGTGATCCTCGGTGTAGACGCGGTGATGGACATGGCGCGGACGTCGATCAACCTTTTGGGCAACTGCTTGGCGACGGCGGCGATGGCGCGATGGGAAGGGGAGTTGGACGCCTGA
- a CDS encoding cobalamin-dependent protein (Presence of a B(12) (cobalamin)-binding domain implies dependence on cobalamin itself, in one of its several forms, or in some unusual lineages, dependence on a cobalamin-like analog.), translating to MIQRTGLSADLVRAWERRYSVVEPRRSPGGQRLYSDADIEHLSHLHRAVLAGRSIGQVAVLDRTALAELVAADTGREATNAGVAAAGQAVALAAAFREVMAATERLDSESLEGTLRRAALQFNVPVLLDHLVAPLLRELGERWENGTLQPIHEHVASVEVQRLLTWLVQSARVDGDAPLLAVTTPRGQQIELGALMVAASAAAEGWRVMWFGPNLPAADILLGVASTKPAALAISLVHQSRDAELHRELETVARGTSGKVHLLVGGRAASTHALMLARHGATTLADLESLRQWLREHGGAAGRPWSSA from the coding sequence GTGATACAGAGAACCGGCCTCAGTGCGGACCTCGTCCGGGCGTGGGAGCGCCGGTACTCGGTCGTGGAGCCGCGGCGATCGCCGGGTGGTCAGCGCCTGTACAGTGATGCGGACATCGAGCATCTCTCGCACCTCCACCGGGCGGTGCTGGCCGGGAGATCCATCGGGCAGGTCGCTGTCCTGGACCGGACGGCATTGGCCGAGCTCGTCGCGGCGGACACCGGTCGTGAGGCCACCAACGCCGGCGTCGCTGCCGCTGGACAGGCCGTGGCATTGGCGGCGGCGTTCCGCGAAGTCATGGCGGCGACGGAGCGACTTGATAGTGAGTCATTGGAGGGAACCCTGCGGCGAGCGGCGCTGCAGTTCAACGTCCCCGTACTGTTGGACCACCTCGTGGCGCCGTTGCTCCGCGAACTCGGCGAACGCTGGGAGAACGGTACGCTGCAGCCGATTCACGAACACGTGGCCTCGGTGGAGGTGCAGCGGCTCCTCACCTGGCTGGTGCAGAGTGCGCGCGTCGATGGCGATGCGCCGTTGCTCGCCGTGACTACCCCGCGCGGTCAGCAGATCGAACTGGGCGCACTCATGGTCGCTGCGTCCGCCGCCGCTGAGGGGTGGCGTGTGATGTGGTTTGGGCCCAACCTGCCCGCTGCGGACATCCTGCTTGGCGTTGCGTCGACCAAGCCAGCGGCGCTCGCAATCAGCCTGGTTCACCAGTCGAGGGATGCGGAGTTGCATCGCGAGCTGGAGACCGTGGCGCGCGGCACGTCGGGCAAGGTGCATTTGTTGGTAGGGGGGCGGGCCGCGTCCACTCACGCCCTCATGCTGGCGCGCCACGGAGCGACCACGCTCGCCGATCTGGAGTCACTTCGGCAGTGGCTCCGAGAGCACGGCGGCGCCGCAGGGCGTCCCTGGTCGTCCGCGTGA
- a CDS encoding fasciclin domain-containing protein has product MATAALVFVVAAPAASAQDHAGANHATKNIVETAVAAGSFKTLVAAVQAAGLVETLSGKGPFTVFAPTDEAFAKLPAGTVEALLKDKAKLASILTYHVVSGDVRAAQAMKLSTAKTVNGQSLGIAVKDGSVMINNAKVVKADIVTTNGVIHVIDTVVLPK; this is encoded by the coding sequence ATGGCTACCGCCGCCTTGGTCTTTGTTGTCGCCGCCCCGGCGGCCAGCGCCCAGGACCACGCGGGCGCGAATCACGCCACCAAGAACATCGTCGAGACCGCGGTTGCCGCCGGCTCGTTCAAGACGCTGGTCGCCGCCGTCCAGGCCGCTGGCCTCGTCGAGACCCTCTCCGGCAAGGGGCCGTTCACGGTCTTTGCCCCGACCGATGAAGCGTTCGCCAAGCTCCCGGCCGGCACGGTCGAGGCCCTTCTCAAGGACAAGGCCAAGCTCGCCTCCATCCTCACCTACCATGTCGTCTCCGGCGATGTGCGCGCCGCCCAGGCGATGAAGCTCTCGACAGCCAAGACCGTCAATGGCCAGTCCCTCGGCATCGCCGTCAAGGATGGCAGCGTCATGATCAACAACGCGAAGGTCGTGAAGGCAGACATCGTGACGACCAACGGCGTTATCCACGTCATCGACACCGTCGTCCTTCCCAAGTAA
- a CDS encoding serine hydrolase, producing the protein MRSPEIVLALLGVAWLVPAASAAQQGTSDPRIDRIFAAYDRPDSPGCVLGVVQDGRFVYQRGYGMANLDYDIANTPGMVYYVGSVSKQFTAAAIALLVLDGRIALDDDIRKYFPAMPAYGRPVTIRQMVHHTSGLRDIYGIMDLAGKRLEDVFTDAEALALIARQKETNFAPNDDYLYSNSGYFLLGQLVKQVTGMSLREFADERIFRPLGMMDTHFHDEPGHIMKRRAMSYEPGPGGRGYRLSYIQNFDKIGAGGLYTTLDDLRKWDANYYSHQVGGEPFQRLIHTRAVLNRGDTLAYAFGNNVSSYRGLRITEHSGSLMGYKAELLRFPDQRFSVLLQCNYGPIDPTALAFAVADVYLGDRMGPRPAPRPPAPRQMRRRGTTATDAGLVGSYFGEEANATYTIRAAGGTLELVRPLRTDTLEALADGTFRAGNLVLQFSGPPARRTSFTIEAGRVRNVRFTRR; encoded by the coding sequence ATGCGTTCTCCCGAGATCGTGCTCGCCCTGCTGGGCGTGGCTTGGCTTGTTCCTGCTGCATCTGCGGCACAACAGGGGACATCCGATCCCCGCATCGACCGCATTTTCGCCGCGTACGACCGACCCGACTCGCCCGGATGTGTGCTCGGGGTCGTCCAAGACGGTCGCTTCGTCTACCAGCGCGGCTACGGGATGGCGAACCTGGACTACGACATCGCCAACACACCGGGGATGGTCTACTACGTCGGCTCGGTCTCGAAGCAGTTCACCGCCGCCGCCATCGCGCTCCTCGTGCTCGACGGACGCATCGCCCTCGATGACGATATCCGGAAGTACTTCCCGGCGATGCCCGCCTACGGGCGCCCCGTCACCATTCGCCAGATGGTGCACCACACGAGCGGCCTGCGCGACATCTACGGCATCATGGACCTCGCCGGCAAGCGACTCGAGGACGTCTTCACCGACGCGGAGGCGCTCGCCCTCATCGCGCGGCAGAAGGAAACCAACTTCGCACCAAACGACGACTACCTGTACAGCAACTCCGGCTACTTCCTGCTGGGGCAACTGGTGAAGCAGGTGACCGGGATGTCGCTCCGGGAATTCGCCGACGAGCGGATCTTCCGGCCACTGGGCATGATGGACACCCACTTCCACGACGAACCCGGGCACATCATGAAGCGCCGGGCCATGAGCTATGAGCCAGGGCCCGGGGGCCGCGGGTATCGCCTCTCGTACATCCAGAACTTCGACAAGATCGGCGCCGGCGGCTTGTACACAACGCTCGACGACCTCCGGAAGTGGGATGCGAACTACTACTCGCACCAGGTCGGCGGCGAGCCTTTCCAGCGACTCATCCACACCCGCGCCGTGTTGAACCGGGGAGACACCCTCGCCTACGCCTTTGGCAACAACGTCTCGTCCTATCGGGGGTTGCGCATCACGGAACACAGCGGGTCGCTGATGGGCTACAAGGCCGAGCTCCTTCGCTTTCCGGACCAGCGCTTCTCGGTACTCCTGCAATGCAACTACGGGCCGATCGACCCTACCGCCCTGGCCTTCGCGGTCGCCGACGTCTACCTGGGCGACCGCATGGGTCCACGTCCCGCGCCGCGCCCGCCCGCGCCGCGCCAAATGCGCCGCCGGGGAACGACAGCCACCGACGCCGGTCTGGTGGGCAGCTACTTTGGCGAGGAGGCCAACGCCACCTACACGATTCGTGCAGCCGGTGGCACGCTCGAACTGGTGCGGCCGCTCCGCACCGATACCCTGGAGGCGCTCGCGGACGGCACGTTCCGGGCGGGCAACCTCGTGCTCCAGTTCTCGGGTCCTCCGGCGCGCCGCACCTCGTTCACCATCGAGGCGGGTCGTGTCCGCAACGTCCGCTTCACCAGGCGGTAA
- a CDS encoding SRPBCC family protein — MRFVRQSRIPAPPQVVFAFHESPGALTALIPPWENMRVIESANSLRPGARVVLAGRVGPFPMRWVAEHTTYEPPHEFVDVQRSGPFAFWEHRHRFLDDGEGGTILRDEVEYQLPFGVVGQVLAGRLVRRQLERMFDFRHSTTRRLVTTP, encoded by the coding sequence ATGCGATTCGTCAGGCAGTCCCGGATTCCGGCCCCGCCCCAGGTGGTCTTTGCCTTTCACGAATCGCCCGGTGCACTCACCGCCTTGATCCCCCCATGGGAGAACATGCGCGTCATCGAAAGCGCCAACTCTCTCAGGCCGGGTGCTCGTGTGGTTCTCGCCGGCCGCGTCGGGCCATTCCCCATGCGGTGGGTCGCTGAGCACACCACGTACGAACCGCCACATGAGTTCGTCGACGTGCAGCGCAGTGGCCCCTTCGCGTTCTGGGAGCACCGGCACCGGTTTCTCGACGACGGCGAAGGCGGGACCATCCTCCGAGATGAAGTGGAGTACCAGCTCCCGTTCGGAGTCGTCGGGCAAGTCCTGGCCGGTCGGCTCGTCAGGCGGCAACTGGAACGAATGTTCGACTTTCGACACAGCACCACGCGACGGCTCGTTACCACGCCCTGA
- a CDS encoding gluconate 2-dehydrogenase subunit 3 family protein encodes MTSSTPPDGASRRTFFKTASAIATGVAASTVACAPDAGPPALARTTTIDRAALEPLAEVLLPGELGPTGRTAAVDAFVRWVNEYEPVAQEMVGYGYSDIRYLPPDPAPAWRAQLDALDLLAQKVRRSSFASLDLAGRTEVVAMALGSERGQRLPAPLDARHVAVALLAHWASTPAAWNLAMGVDVSPGACRPLEAASMRPPTMRRPNT; translated from the coding sequence ATGACCAGCTCCACACCGCCCGACGGCGCCTCGCGCCGGACGTTCTTCAAGACGGCCAGCGCGATCGCGACCGGTGTCGCCGCGTCCACGGTCGCCTGCGCGCCGGACGCGGGACCGCCGGCGCTGGCTCGAACCACGACGATCGACCGCGCCGCACTCGAACCCCTCGCCGAGGTGCTCCTGCCGGGCGAGCTTGGGCCCACAGGCCGCACGGCGGCCGTGGATGCGTTCGTCCGCTGGGTCAACGAATACGAGCCCGTGGCCCAGGAGATGGTAGGGTACGGCTATTCCGACATCCGGTACCTCCCCCCGGACCCTGCCCCGGCCTGGCGCGCGCAGCTTGACGCGCTGGATCTCCTGGCCCAGAAGGTCCGCCGGTCGTCCTTCGCCTCGCTGGACCTCGCGGGGCGCACCGAGGTGGTGGCGATGGCGTTAGGCAGCGAACGCGGTCAGCGACTCCCGGCTCCGCTCGATGCGCGCCACGTGGCCGTGGCCCTCCTCGCGCATTGGGCGTCGACCCCGGCGGCCTGGAACCTCGCCATGGGCGTCGACGTCTCACCGGGCGCCTGCCGTCCACTCGAGGCCGCCAGCATGCGTCCCCCGACGATGCGGAGGCCCAACACATGA
- a CDS encoding GMC family oxidoreductase: MKTIEADICIIGSGITAAMMAEHLAEKTSRAITVIEAGKPSTPFSERARARERYKDYGESPWKQDHLDDQNAYGVTYGFSPSMHVGGLAMHWGGVAPRYAPEDFRVKSLTGLGDDWAFSYDDLDPFYQEAEERMGIAGEQGPTAFDPRGKSYPLPALPVNYNLAQLRDWASKAGIAAWSTPSAKNSQPYQGRAVCQRCDTCYPVCPTGAKYSPDFSWDALVKAGKITLVTETLVRRLVAEGQHGRIVRATGNRTDASGEEVTITAKSFVLAAGFVWSAHLLMLSRDDAHPEGLANRSGNVGRYLAGHRNIGGQVSLPLELYPGINVQHSLVSKQFMREGRKGKYLRHDLRIWESSVGRDPRLRASDGSLQLGDALLADWRQRAKGATARVRAYYDVLPDRESRITFDAARKNRFGDPMPFLTWKDAPESAALREWQEEELRNLFRSMAKAGGGEVISLSSNANDIGQEHPTGGCRMGSDPATSVVDGWGRAHDHENLWIAGAPTFPTASCTNGTLTFAAVGLRTASAIARSG; the protein is encoded by the coding sequence ATGAAGACCATCGAGGCAGACATCTGCATCATCGGCAGCGGCATCACGGCCGCGATGATGGCCGAGCATCTGGCGGAGAAGACGTCGCGGGCCATCACGGTCATCGAGGCCGGCAAGCCGTCGACCCCGTTCAGCGAGCGCGCCCGCGCGCGCGAACGCTACAAGGACTACGGGGAGAGCCCGTGGAAGCAGGATCACCTCGACGACCAGAACGCCTACGGCGTGACGTATGGCTTCTCGCCGAGCATGCACGTGGGCGGGCTCGCCATGCACTGGGGCGGCGTTGCGCCGCGGTACGCGCCGGAAGACTTTCGCGTGAAGTCCCTCACCGGCCTCGGTGACGACTGGGCGTTCAGCTACGACGACCTCGATCCGTTCTACCAGGAGGCGGAGGAGCGGATGGGGATCGCCGGCGAACAAGGGCCCACGGCCTTCGACCCGCGAGGCAAGTCGTATCCGCTCCCTGCACTACCGGTCAACTACAACCTGGCGCAACTGCGCGACTGGGCGTCGAAGGCCGGGATCGCCGCATGGAGCACGCCATCCGCCAAGAACTCGCAGCCATACCAGGGTCGCGCCGTCTGCCAACGATGTGACACCTGCTATCCCGTCTGCCCGACCGGTGCCAAGTACTCCCCCGACTTTTCCTGGGACGCACTGGTGAAGGCGGGAAAGATCACCCTGGTCACCGAGACCCTCGTTCGCCGGCTGGTCGCCGAGGGACAACACGGCCGTATCGTGCGCGCGACGGGCAATCGCACCGATGCGTCGGGTGAGGAGGTCACGATCACCGCGAAGTCATTCGTGCTCGCCGCCGGATTTGTGTGGTCGGCGCACTTGCTGATGCTCTCCCGCGACGACGCCCACCCCGAGGGGCTGGCAAACCGCAGTGGGAACGTCGGGCGCTACCTCGCCGGGCACCGGAACATCGGCGGCCAGGTCTCGTTGCCGCTGGAACTCTACCCCGGGATCAACGTCCAGCACTCGCTGGTCTCCAAGCAGTTCATGCGTGAGGGCCGAAAGGGGAAGTACCTCCGGCACGACCTGCGGATCTGGGAATCGAGCGTCGGGCGGGATCCGCGGTTGCGCGCGTCGGACGGGAGCCTGCAGCTCGGGGACGCGCTGCTCGCCGACTGGCGGCAACGCGCCAAGGGAGCCACTGCGCGGGTGCGCGCCTACTACGACGTCCTTCCCGATCGTGAGAGCCGCATCACCTTCGACGCGGCCCGCAAGAATCGGTTTGGTGACCCGATGCCCTTCCTGACGTGGAAGGATGCGCCGGAAAGCGCAGCCCTTCGCGAATGGCAGGAGGAAGAGCTGCGCAACCTCTTCCGCTCGATGGCGAAGGCTGGCGGCGGAGAAGTGATCAGCTTGTCGAGCAACGCGAACGACATCGGTCAGGAACACCCGACCGGCGGGTGCCGCATGGGCAGCGATCCGGCGACCAGCGTCGTCGACGGCTGGGGACGCGCCCACGACCACGAGAACCTGTGGATTGCGGGGGCGCCCACGTTTCCGACGGCGTCCTGCACCAATGGGACGCTGACGTTCGCGGCGGTGGGTTTGCGGACGGCCTCAGCGATTGCGAGGTCCGGCTAG
- a CDS encoding DPP IV N-terminal domain-containing protein codes for MTKTLDVITAGTILVSAFVVSAQGTRTDYARAEQLLSWNAGELVTDDAVRPRWMSGDRFWFRNRGSNGYEFVIMDLATGARRPAFDHARLAAALSVAADTAYDAGKLPFRDLAWVQNEQAIRFSVGRKKTWTCHVATYACVGPDTMPVEKPSEVRSPDGQWVAFERAGNLYMRPAAGGAEVRLTSDGTPEYGYGLNNIGCCQQVTNARNNTEVRPFVLWSPDSKKLVTHKWDQRNVRWMHLLETKNPGPVLHSYRYALPGDSVIPRWELYVVDVAARQAARVNRGPADAINTSCCWLMSDTVWKDVRWSGNDQLFFTAGKRSFDELELVVANPGDGSARTVLKEANKTFVETNQNSGGIPNWRPLTGGKEVVWWSERDGWGHLYLVDAATGNVKNRITSGSWMVSDLLWIDETLRYAYFTARGREAGRDPYNRHFYRAKLDGTAVELLTPEDADHEVNVAPSGKFVVDVYSTPARPPSSTIRRMDGTVVKEIQQADVARLTAAGFRAPRSFKVKARDGVTELYGILWYPAHFDSTKRYPIIDYIYPGPQVGSLGGRQFRASANGSANALAELGFFVVQVDAMGTPGRSKSFHDAYYGNMTDNGLPDQVATIKQLAARIPQIDIDRVGIYGHSGGGFSSTDAILTYPDFFKVAVSSAGNHDNRSYDFTWGEKYHGLLRRLSDTTDSFDSQSNWRKARNLKGKLLLTYGTLDDNVHPVATQLVIDELIKANKDFDMFIMPNRNHGFAGEPYMVRRTWDYFVQHLLGVTPPAGYEIKGPTP; via the coding sequence ATGACAAAAACTCTTGATGTGATCACCGCCGGCACGATCCTCGTGTCGGCGTTCGTCGTCTCCGCCCAGGGGACCCGCACCGACTATGCACGCGCCGAGCAGTTGTTGAGCTGGAACGCGGGCGAGCTGGTGACCGATGACGCGGTGCGTCCACGCTGGATGTCCGGCGATCGCTTCTGGTTCCGCAATCGCGGCTCGAACGGCTATGAATTTGTCATCATGGACCTTGCGACCGGCGCCCGTCGCCCGGCCTTTGACCATGCGCGGCTCGCCGCGGCGCTCTCCGTGGCCGCTGATACGGCCTACGATGCGGGGAAGCTCCCGTTCCGCGACCTCGCGTGGGTGCAGAATGAACAGGCGATCCGGTTTTCGGTCGGCCGGAAGAAGACGTGGACCTGCCACGTGGCCACCTACGCCTGCGTCGGGCCCGACACCATGCCAGTCGAGAAGCCGAGCGAGGTGCGCTCGCCGGATGGGCAATGGGTCGCGTTTGAGCGCGCTGGCAACCTCTACATGCGACCTGCTGCTGGCGGGGCGGAGGTGCGCCTGACGAGTGATGGGACGCCGGAGTATGGGTATGGCCTGAACAATATCGGCTGCTGCCAGCAGGTGACCAACGCGCGCAACAACACCGAGGTGCGGCCTTTCGTGTTGTGGTCGCCGGACTCGAAGAAGCTCGTGACCCACAAGTGGGACCAGCGGAACGTGCGCTGGATGCACCTGCTGGAGACGAAGAACCCGGGGCCGGTGCTCCATTCGTATCGCTACGCGTTGCCCGGCGACAGCGTGATCCCGCGCTGGGAGTTGTACGTGGTGGATGTCGCGGCCAGGCAGGCCGCGCGCGTCAACCGCGGTCCGGCCGATGCGATCAACACGAGCTGCTGCTGGCTGATGTCGGACACGGTGTGGAAGGACGTGCGCTGGTCCGGGAACGACCAGCTCTTCTTTACGGCGGGCAAGCGGTCGTTCGACGAACTGGAGCTGGTCGTCGCGAATCCTGGTGATGGGTCGGCGCGCACGGTCCTCAAGGAAGCGAACAAGACCTTCGTCGAGACCAACCAGAACTCCGGTGGGATCCCGAACTGGCGCCCGCTCACGGGTGGAAAGGAGGTTGTGTGGTGGTCGGAACGCGACGGGTGGGGGCACCTCTACCTCGTGGACGCCGCGACGGGGAACGTCAAGAACCGCATCACGAGCGGCTCCTGGATGGTGAGCGACCTGCTGTGGATCGACGAGACGCTGCGCTACGCGTACTTCACGGCCCGTGGGCGCGAGGCGGGGCGCGACCCCTATAACCGGCACTTCTATCGGGCGAAGCTCGATGGCACCGCCGTGGAGTTGCTAACGCCGGAGGACGCGGACCATGAAGTGAACGTGGCCCCGTCGGGAAAGTTCGTCGTCGACGTGTACTCCACGCCGGCGCGTCCGCCGAGCTCGACCATCCGGCGGATGGACGGCACGGTGGTCAAGGAGATCCAGCAGGCCGACGTCGCCCGGTTGACGGCGGCGGGCTTCCGGGCGCCGCGTTCGTTCAAGGTCAAGGCGCGCGATGGGGTGACGGAGTTGTACGGCATCCTGTGGTATCCGGCGCACTTCGATTCGACCAAGCGGTACCCGATCATCGATTACATCTACCCGGGGCCACAGGTCGGGTCGTTAGGCGGTCGCCAGTTCCGGGCCAGTGCCAACGGCAGCGCCAACGCACTCGCCGAGCTGGGCTTCTTTGTCGTGCAGGTCGATGCGATGGGGACGCCAGGACGATCGAAGTCGTTCCATGACGCCTACTACGGCAACATGACGGACAACGGCCTCCCCGACCAGGTCGCGACGATCAAGCAGCTCGCCGCCCGGATCCCGCAGATCGACATCGATCGGGTCGGGATCTACGGGCACTCTGGTGGCGGTTTCTCCTCGACCGACGCGATCCTCACCTACCCCGACTTCTTCAAGGTCGCCGTGTCGAGCGCCGGCAATCACGACAACCGGAGCTACGACTTCACGTGGGGGGAGAAGTATCACGGTCTGTTACGCCGCCTCTCGGACACCACAGATTCCTTCGACTCGCAGTCCAACTGGCGCAAGGCGCGCAACCTGAAGGGAAAACTCCTCCTGACCTACGGCACGCTCGACGACAACGTCCACCCCGTGGCGACCCAGCTGGTCATAGATGAGTTGATCAAGGCCAACAAGGACTTTGACATGTTCATCATGCCGAACCGGAACCACGGGTTCGCCGGCGAGCCGTACATGGTCCGTCGGACGTGGGATTACTTCGTGCAGCACCTGCTCGGCGTGACCCCGCCGGCGGGGTACGAGATCAAGGGGCCGACGCCGTAA